In one Hyphomicrobium sp. 99 genomic region, the following are encoded:
- a CDS encoding ABC transporter substrate-binding protein: MTTHSRRSVLAAGAAFGASMLLPRLAMASVPVRLTSVKFGSVSWLIDTIRQEGIDKKHDLDLQVVEVSNNQAAPVALLSRAADVTVSDWTWALRQRAKGDDLKFAPYSSALGSLMVAKDSPIKSLADLEGKKIGVAGTGIDKSWILLRAYSRKTLGKDIANMAEPVFGAAPLVTEEFRNGRLDAVLNFWTYAARLEAGGARQLLTMADVVKGLDVSPTPPLVGFIWSEKQVRDKGVPVDKLLAAVADANRVLATSDGAWQRLRPLIKPASDAELVAIRNYYRSGITGAWGEAETAAAKKLTNLLIELGDTELVGDGTHFDQNLFHT, translated from the coding sequence ATGACGACGCATTCACGCCGCAGCGTACTGGCCGCGGGGGCCGCATTCGGGGCATCGATGCTGTTGCCGCGTTTGGCGATGGCTTCGGTGCCGGTACGGCTGACGTCGGTGAAATTCGGTTCGGTGAGCTGGCTGATCGACACGATCCGGCAGGAAGGCATCGACAAGAAGCACGATCTTGATTTGCAGGTCGTCGAGGTTTCAAACAATCAGGCGGCTCCGGTCGCGCTTCTGTCTCGCGCGGCGGACGTGACCGTCAGCGATTGGACGTGGGCGCTGCGGCAGCGTGCGAAGGGCGACGATTTGAAGTTCGCTCCGTATTCGTCGGCGCTCGGCAGCTTGATGGTTGCCAAGGACAGTCCGATCAAGTCGCTGGCGGATCTCGAAGGAAAGAAAATCGGCGTCGCCGGTACGGGCATCGACAAGAGCTGGATCCTGCTCCGTGCCTACTCGCGCAAGACACTTGGCAAAGACATTGCCAACATGGCCGAACCCGTGTTCGGCGCGGCCCCGCTCGTTACGGAAGAGTTCCGGAACGGCCGGCTCGATGCGGTTTTGAACTTCTGGACGTATGCCGCGCGGCTCGAGGCTGGCGGCGCGCGTCAACTGCTCACGATGGCGGACGTGGTGAAGGGGCTCGACGTCAGCCCGACGCCGCCGCTCGTCGGGTTCATATGGTCGGAAAAGCAAGTCCGCGATAAGGGCGTTCCGGTCGATAAGCTCTTAGCGGCTGTGGCCGACGCCAACCGCGTGCTGGCGACGTCGGATGGTGCCTGGCAGCGGTTGCGGCCATTGATCAAACCAGCTTCCGATGCCGAACTCGTTGCGATCAGGAATTACTACAGATCCGGGATCACGGGGGCTTGGGGTGAGGCGGAAACCGCGGCTGCAAAGAAGCTGACAAACCTTCTCATTGAACTCGGCGACACGGAACTCGTTGGCGATGGCACCCATTTCGACCAGAATCTTTTCCACACCTAA
- a CDS encoding DUF3280 domain-containing protein yields the protein MPWFKKFLCLLSPLLIAVPAHAATTKAAVFPFDIHDAQQDGEIVPQFNPEDLRRLKLVVDELKVLMAKDGKYAVIDLGPHAQEIEKASPFKECNGCEVPIAKEAGADIAVTGFVDKVSDALLSLQIVARDTKTGELTKTMSAAINGNTDELWLHGVRYLWRNRFNVEAPAK from the coding sequence ATGCCCTGGTTTAAGAAGTTCTTATGCCTCCTCTCGCCGTTACTTATCGCTGTCCCTGCGCATGCCGCGACGACCAAGGCGGCGGTTTTTCCTTTCGACATTCACGATGCCCAGCAGGACGGCGAGATCGTTCCCCAGTTTAACCCTGAAGATCTGCGGCGGCTGAAGCTCGTCGTGGATGAACTCAAAGTGTTAATGGCGAAGGATGGAAAATACGCGGTCATCGACCTCGGGCCCCATGCTCAGGAAATCGAGAAGGCTTCGCCGTTCAAGGAGTGCAACGGGTGCGAGGTTCCGATCGCCAAGGAAGCCGGCGCCGATATCGCCGTCACGGGTTTCGTCGATAAGGTCTCGGATGCGTTGCTCAGTTTGCAAATCGTTGCGCGAGACACCAAGACCGGCGAGCTGACGAAGACGATGTCGGCGGCGATCAACGGGAATACCGACGAGCTTTGGCTGCACGGAGTTCGCTATCTTTGGAGAAACAGGTTCAACGTCGAGGCTCCAGCGAAATGA
- a CDS encoding ABC transporter substrate-binding protein: MVFAAPAAAEDASPQPVPIPIPSAQPQGVNIQILYVKENSSKELPLSLLDQPNADDGIAGAKLGIADNNTTGRFLNQTFKMDVLEGDIDELIKGATEKVASGDSFIIADLTPESLLKFADAFKDKPALIFNVGNPDDSVREENCRANVLHTAPTRTMLADALAQYLVWKKWPNWLLVVGPSPKDQLLADAYRRAAKKFGAKIVEERQFKIDTGNRRADGGFEQIQQQIPQFMQGAKDHDVVLVVDEDKVFADYFAYRTWVPRPIVGSAGLEPSSWHPALELWGGTQFQNRFKKLTGRIMRPVDYDAWVATRAVGEAASRKQTSDFKTLRDFMHSPNFEVAAFKGVATSFRSWNGQFREPIIVSTPKQLVSVSPQQGFLHQFSVLDTLGIDKPETKCKAYTQ, encoded by the coding sequence ATGGTTTTTGCAGCACCCGCCGCCGCGGAGGACGCTAGCCCGCAGCCGGTTCCCATTCCGATCCCCTCGGCACAACCCCAGGGCGTAAACATCCAAATTCTTTACGTTAAGGAGAATAGCTCGAAGGAGCTTCCCCTATCGCTCCTCGATCAGCCGAACGCGGATGACGGCATCGCGGGCGCCAAGCTCGGCATCGCCGACAACAACACGACCGGCCGCTTCCTCAATCAGACGTTCAAAATGGACGTCCTCGAAGGCGACATCGACGAGCTGATCAAGGGCGCGACCGAGAAGGTCGCAAGCGGCGACAGCTTCATCATCGCCGACCTGACGCCGGAGTCGCTTCTGAAATTCGCCGATGCGTTCAAGGACAAACCGGCCCTCATCTTCAACGTCGGCAACCCCGACGATAGCGTGCGCGAGGAAAACTGCCGCGCCAACGTCTTGCACACGGCACCAACCCGCACGATGCTCGCCGATGCGCTTGCCCAGTATCTCGTCTGGAAAAAATGGCCGAACTGGCTGCTCGTCGTCGGCCCGAGTCCGAAGGACCAGCTTCTCGCCGACGCCTATCGCCGGGCCGCAAAAAAATTCGGCGCCAAGATCGTAGAAGAGCGGCAGTTCAAGATCGACACCGGCAACCGCCGCGCCGACGGCGGATTCGAGCAAATTCAGCAGCAGATCCCGCAGTTCATGCAAGGTGCCAAGGATCACGACGTTGTCCTGGTCGTCGACGAGGACAAAGTGTTCGCTGATTATTTCGCGTATCGGACGTGGGTTCCTCGCCCGATCGTAGGCTCCGCTGGCCTGGAACCATCGAGCTGGCACCCAGCGCTAGAGCTGTGGGGCGGGACCCAATTCCAGAACCGCTTCAAGAAGCTGACGGGCCGCATCATGCGCCCGGTCGATTATGATGCCTGGGTCGCCACGCGCGCCGTCGGCGAAGCCGCTTCGCGTAAGCAGACGAGCGATTTCAAAACGCTTCGCGATTTTATGCATTCCCCGAATTTCGAGGTCGCGGCCTTCAAGGGCGTGGCAACGAGCTTCCGGTCCTGGAATGGCCAGTTCCGGGAACCGATCATCGTTTCGACGCCGAAGCAGCTCGTCAGCGTCTCGCCGCAACAGGGCTTCCTTCACCAGTTCAGCGTCCTCGATACGCTGGGCATCGATAAACCGGAGACGAAGTGCAAGGCCTACACGCAATGA
- a CDS encoding YVTN family beta-propeller repeat protein — protein sequence MPRISHALPVFAAALLTSCYATSASAYTAYVTNEKDNSLSVIDTDKLEVIKTVKIGQRPRGIVMSNDGKWVIICTSDDNDVKVYDAKTLEFVKTLPSGPDPELLTLHPDGKRLYIANEDDNLVTVVDIESSKVLTEIPVGVEPEGMGMSPDGKVLVNTSETTNMAHFIDTENHKTFDNVLVDSRPRVAMFNPAQTQLWVSSEVGGTVAVINPADRKIITKINFEIPGVEKEAIQPVGIRITQDGKTAFVALGPANRVAVIDTATFKVLKYILVGQRVWQMYFTPDGKLLLTTNGASNDVTAIDVASQKAIKSIKVGRYPWGVVISPK from the coding sequence ATGCCCCGAATTTCGCATGCATTGCCCGTGTTCGCCGCTGCCCTCTTGACGTCTTGCTACGCAACATCCGCAAGCGCCTACACCGCCTACGTTACGAACGAGAAGGACAACAGCCTCTCCGTCATCGACACGGACAAGCTCGAAGTCATCAAGACGGTGAAGATCGGGCAACGGCCGCGCGGCATCGTCATGTCCAACGACGGCAAGTGGGTCATCATCTGCACGAGCGACGACAACGACGTGAAGGTGTACGACGCCAAAACTCTCGAATTCGTCAAAACGCTGCCGTCGGGTCCGGACCCCGAACTGCTGACGCTGCACCCTGACGGCAAGAGGCTTTACATCGCCAACGAGGACGACAACCTCGTAACGGTCGTCGACATCGAATCCTCAAAGGTCCTCACCGAAATCCCCGTCGGCGTCGAACCCGAAGGAATGGGGATGAGCCCCGATGGCAAGGTTCTCGTCAACACGTCTGAGACGACGAACATGGCCCACTTCATCGACACCGAGAACCATAAGACCTTCGACAACGTCCTCGTCGATAGCCGTCCGCGTGTCGCAATGTTCAACCCGGCGCAGACGCAGCTGTGGGTGTCCTCCGAAGTCGGCGGCACCGTCGCGGTGATCAACCCGGCCGACCGCAAGATCATCACGAAAATCAATTTTGAGATTCCGGGCGTCGAAAAGGAAGCGATCCAGCCCGTCGGCATTCGCATCACTCAGGACGGAAAGACGGCCTTCGTCGCGCTCGGGCCCGCAAATCGCGTTGCCGTCATCGATACGGCGACCTTCAAGGTCCTGAAATACATTCTGGTTGGCCAGCGCGTCTGGCAGATGTACTTCACGCCGGACGGTAAACTTTTGCTCACGACCAACGGCGCATCGAACGATGTGACCGCAATCGACGTTGCCAGTCAGAAGGCGATCAAATCGATCAAGGTCGGGCGTTATCCCTGGGGCGTCGTGATTTCGCCCAAGTAA
- a CDS encoding ABC transporter ATP-binding protein: MAPKAPTDAERTPALVVSGVSHSFGDRKVLDRVSLTVEQGAFVVLLGLNGAGKSTLFSLITRLYDNVSGEIVIRGFDVRRRPSQALQRLGVVFQSRTLDVDLTLMQNLKYHAALHGFAGRAAENGARQALELVGLADRANEKVRALSGGQLRRVEIARSMMHRPDLLLLDEATVGLDLGSRESVIKIVRDLVAREHLGVLWATHLMDEVLPTDQVVILHKGVVLYNGPVPQLLTLTGTTSVREAFRSVTGTKSTIEEAA, encoded by the coding sequence ATGGCACCGAAAGCCCCGACGGACGCCGAACGCACGCCGGCCCTCGTCGTCAGCGGCGTGAGCCACAGCTTCGGCGACAGGAAAGTTCTCGACCGCGTTTCGTTGACGGTGGAACAGGGCGCGTTCGTCGTTCTGCTCGGCCTCAACGGAGCGGGCAAGTCCACCCTGTTTTCGCTCATCACGCGCCTCTACGACAACGTCTCAGGCGAGATCGTCATTCGCGGTTTCGATGTGCGCCGCAGGCCCTCCCAGGCGCTACAGCGTCTCGGCGTCGTCTTTCAAAGTCGCACGCTCGATGTCGATTTGACCTTGATGCAGAACCTCAAATATCACGCAGCCCTGCATGGCTTCGCGGGCCGCGCGGCGGAGAATGGCGCCCGCCAGGCGCTCGAACTCGTCGGCCTCGCAGATCGCGCCAACGAGAAAGTTCGCGCACTTTCGGGTGGGCAGCTTCGCCGCGTCGAGATCGCTCGCTCGATGATGCATCGTCCCGACCTGCTGCTGCTCGACGAGGCAACCGTTGGCCTCGATCTCGGCTCTCGCGAAAGCGTCATCAAAATTGTCCGCGATCTCGTCGCGAGGGAACACCTCGGCGTCCTCTGGGCAACTCATCTCATGGATGAGGTTTTGCCAACCGACCAGGTCGTCATTCTTCACAAGGGCGTCGTTCTCTACAATGGCCCTGTTCCGCAACTTCTGACACTTACGGGCACGACGAGCGTGCGCGAAGCATTTCGCAGCGTCACCGGCACGAAAAGCACGATCGAGGAGGCCGCCTGA
- a CDS encoding ABC transporter permease, giving the protein MATQAVTTGSEPLGRGYHESDDAARRRLGVSGYWACFKGIVWREILRYLHQRERFLSALVRPLIWLFIFAAGFRQTLGVSIIPPYETYVLYEEYIAPGLIAMILLFNAMQSSLSMVYDRETGTMRTLLVSPFPRSFLLLSKLLGGVSVALLQAYAFMLVAWFWGIQPPPITEVKLFTFYDPPTWAGDAITKMSDPIVNSLFSVPEFIQPFAGYITVIPAIILAGLMLGSLALFMSSVIKQLENFAGVMNFVIFPMFFASSALYPLWRIREASPPLYEICRLNPFTYAVELIRFGLYGQVDTVSLAIVVGCTAVFLAAAVFAYNPSKGLIARRGGPGGSA; this is encoded by the coding sequence ATGGCGACGCAAGCGGTCACGACAGGCTCTGAACCCCTCGGCCGAGGCTATCACGAAAGCGATGATGCGGCCCGCCGGCGCCTCGGCGTGTCCGGTTATTGGGCCTGCTTCAAGGGCATCGTTTGGCGCGAAATCCTTCGCTACCTCCATCAGCGCGAGCGGTTTTTGTCGGCGCTTGTGCGCCCGCTCATCTGGCTTTTCATTTTCGCAGCGGGCTTCCGGCAAACGCTCGGCGTGTCGATCATCCCGCCGTATGAAACCTACGTTCTCTATGAGGAATATATCGCCCCCGGCCTTATCGCGATGATCCTGCTCTTCAACGCGATGCAGTCATCGCTGTCGATGGTTTACGATCGCGAGACGGGAACGATGCGAACGCTTCTCGTCAGCCCCTTCCCGCGTTCGTTCCTATTGCTGTCGAAGCTTCTGGGCGGCGTCTCGGTTGCGTTGCTGCAGGCCTACGCCTTCATGCTCGTCGCATGGTTCTGGGGAATTCAGCCGCCGCCAATTACCGAGGTGAAGCTTTTCACGTTCTACGATCCGCCGACGTGGGCAGGAGACGCTATCACCAAGATGTCGGACCCGATCGTGAACTCGCTCTTCTCCGTCCCCGAGTTCATTCAGCCGTTTGCTGGCTACATCACCGTCATACCCGCGATCATCCTGGCCGGATTGATGCTGGGCTCCCTCGCGCTCTTCATGTCGTCCGTCATCAAACAGCTCGAGAACTTCGCAGGCGTCATGAACTTCGTCATCTTCCCGATGTTCTTCGCCTCGTCTGCGTTGTATCCGCTGTGGCGCATCCGTGAGGCGAGCCCTCCGCTTTACGAAATCTGCCGGCTCAATCCGTTCACATATGCGGTGGAATTGATACGCTTCGGGCTTTATGGACAGGTCGATACGGTTTCGCTCGCCATCGTCGTCGGCTGCACGGCCGTCTTCCTTGCCGCAGCGGTTTTTGCCTACAATCCGTCGAAAGGGTTGATCGCTCGGCGCGGCGGCCCCGGCGGCTCAGCTTGA
- the kdsA gene encoding 3-deoxy-8-phosphooctulonate synthase, producing the protein MTQHEILKPAAHVRVRDVVFGNDQPIAVLAGPCQMESRAHALEMAAALSEISKKLGFGLVYKSSFDKANRTSLSGRRGIGLDAALPVFAEIRETYGLPVVTDVHEADQCAAVAEVVDVLQIPAFLCRQTDLLIAAAKTGRVVKIKKGQFLAPWDMKNVVAKVTGSGNPNVLVTERGSSFGYNTLVVDMRALPQMAETGVPVIFDATHAVQQPGGQGTSSGGDRRFVPVLARAAVAVGVAGLFIETHQDPDKAPSDGPNMVALKDFGGLILELQAIDKVVKQRMSTSQA; encoded by the coding sequence ATGACTCAACATGAAATTCTGAAGCCTGCCGCCCACGTGCGCGTCCGCGACGTGGTGTTCGGCAACGACCAGCCGATCGCCGTGTTGGCGGGGCCCTGCCAGATGGAGAGCCGCGCTCATGCCCTTGAGATGGCGGCGGCTTTAAGCGAAATCAGCAAAAAGCTGGGTTTCGGGCTCGTCTACAAGTCGTCATTCGACAAGGCGAATCGCACGTCGCTTTCCGGCCGTCGCGGGATTGGGCTGGACGCGGCTCTGCCGGTGTTTGCTGAAATCCGCGAGACATACGGGCTTCCTGTCGTCACCGACGTTCACGAGGCTGACCAGTGTGCCGCCGTCGCCGAGGTCGTCGATGTGCTGCAGATCCCGGCTTTTCTCTGCCGCCAGACCGATCTCCTGATTGCCGCCGCGAAGACGGGGCGGGTGGTGAAGATCAAGAAGGGGCAGTTCCTCGCCCCTTGGGACATGAAGAACGTCGTCGCCAAGGTGACCGGGTCGGGCAACCCGAATGTGCTCGTGACCGAGCGGGGTTCGAGCTTCGGATACAACACGTTGGTCGTCGATATGCGGGCTCTGCCGCAGATGGCCGAAACGGGCGTTCCCGTCATTTTCGACGCCACTCACGCGGTCCAGCAGCCGGGCGGGCAGGGAACATCCTCGGGTGGCGATCGCCGGTTCGTACCGGTACTCGCGCGGGCGGCGGTGGCCGTCGGCGTTGCCGGCCTCTTCATCGAGACGCATCAGGACCCCGACAAGGCTCCGTCAGACGGGCCAAACATGGTCGCGCTCAAGGATTTCGGCGGGCTCATCTTGGAGCTGCAGGCGATCGACAAGGTCGTCAAACAGCGGATGAGCACGAGCCAGGCCTGA
- the pqqA gene encoding pyrroloquinoline quinone precursor peptide PqqA, whose product MKVWMKPAVREQEVGLEVTSYLPAEIDLI is encoded by the coding sequence ATGAAAGTCTGGATGAAGCCTGCAGTTCGCGAGCAGGAAGTTGGCCTCGAAGTCACCAGCTATCTGCCGGCTGAAATCGACCTCATCTAA
- a CDS encoding polymer-forming cytoskeletal protein has product MFSRDSRAETRAETARPNTTPAAPPRFSGPIGVVANASTPSYQPTTSDRPTSILGPDISIFGQQLILKTKGSLLIQGHIEGDVHGESVTVDDGAHVKGIITARTIAIQGGVKGELKGSNVILHEHSVVEANIVQERLTVAEGAHFEGSVKKAKDASEVTPDLS; this is encoded by the coding sequence ATGTTCAGTCGAGATTCACGAGCAGAGACACGCGCGGAAACTGCCAGACCCAACACGACGCCGGCGGCGCCACCGCGCTTCTCAGGACCAATCGGCGTTGTGGCCAATGCCTCCACGCCAAGCTACCAGCCCACCACATCCGACAGGCCCACATCCATCCTGGGGCCCGACATTTCGATATTCGGTCAGCAGCTTATCCTGAAAACCAAAGGTTCGCTGTTGATACAAGGTCACATCGAGGGGGATGTGCACGGAGAATCCGTCACAGTCGATGACGGCGCCCACGTCAAAGGCATCATCACAGCACGCACAATCGCTATCCAGGGCGGTGTGAAGGGCGAGCTCAAGGGCTCGAACGTCATTCTGCACGAGCATTCGGTCGTGGAAGCCAACATCGTTCAGGAGCGGCTGACCGTCGCTGAAGGCGCGCATTTCGAAGGTAGCGTCAAGAAGGCGAAGGATGCCAGCGAAGTGACGCCGGACCTATCGTAG
- a CDS encoding CTP synthase: MQRYIFITGGVVSSLGKGLASAALGALLQARGYSVRLKKLDPYLNVDPGTMSPYQHGEVFVTDDGAETDLDLGHYERFTGVPAKQSDNVTTGRIYQDILAKERRGDYLGGTVQVIPHVTDAIKNFVLSGNEDVDFVLVEIGGTVGDIEGLPFFEAIRQLGNELPRGASVFIHLTLMPYIPSAGELKTKPTQHSVKELRSIGIQPDILLCRSDREIPVGERKKIALFCNVRPEAVIQALDVASIYDVPLAYHREGLDREVLAAFGITGAPKPDLIRWETISRGIAQPEGQVTIAIVGKYTGLKDAYKSLNEALVHGGLANRVKVKLEWFESEIFEREDPAPYLEGVNGILVPGGFGERGSEGKILAAKFARERRVPYFGICFGMQMACLEAARNLAGIKDASSTEFGETGEPVVGMMTEWMRGNELEQRRQDGQLGGTMRLGAYQATLAEGSHIAKIYHSTEISERHRHRYEVNMRYREALERAGLKIAGLSPDGLLPETVEYPDHPWFIGVQYHPELKSRPFDPHPLFASFIAAAVEQSRLV, from the coding sequence ATGCAGCGGTATATCTTCATCACCGGCGGCGTGGTCTCCTCCCTCGGCAAAGGCCTCGCGTCCGCAGCCCTTGGCGCGCTTCTCCAAGCGCGCGGCTATTCAGTTCGGCTCAAGAAGCTTGATCCCTATCTGAATGTCGATCCCGGGACCATGAGCCCCTATCAACACGGCGAAGTTTTCGTCACCGATGACGGTGCGGAGACTGACCTCGACCTTGGCCATTACGAGCGCTTCACGGGCGTGCCGGCGAAACAGTCGGACAACGTCACGACGGGGCGCATCTATCAGGACATTCTCGCCAAGGAACGACGAGGCGATTATCTCGGCGGGACGGTGCAGGTCATTCCGCACGTCACCGATGCGATCAAAAACTTCGTCTTGTCGGGCAACGAGGATGTCGACTTCGTGCTCGTCGAGATCGGCGGCACGGTTGGCGACATCGAGGGCCTGCCGTTTTTCGAAGCGATCCGCCAGCTCGGCAACGAGCTGCCGCGCGGCGCATCAGTCTTCATCCATCTCACGCTGATGCCGTACATACCGTCGGCGGGCGAGCTGAAGACCAAGCCGACGCAGCACTCCGTGAAGGAGCTGCGCTCGATCGGCATTCAACCCGACATTCTGCTTTGCCGGTCGGACCGTGAGATCCCCGTCGGCGAGCGCAAGAAGATCGCGCTTTTCTGCAACGTGCGTCCCGAAGCCGTCATTCAGGCGCTCGACGTTGCCTCGATCTACGATGTGCCGCTCGCCTATCATCGCGAGGGGCTCGATCGCGAAGTGCTTGCCGCATTCGGCATCACCGGCGCGCCGAAGCCCGATCTCATCCGGTGGGAAACGATCTCGCGCGGCATCGCCCAGCCCGAGGGCCAGGTGACAATCGCGATCGTTGGCAAATATACCGGCCTCAAGGACGCCTATAAGTCGCTCAACGAAGCGCTGGTTCATGGCGGCCTCGCCAATCGCGTCAAGGTCAAGCTCGAGTGGTTCGAGAGCGAGATCTTCGAGCGCGAGGACCCGGCGCCGTATCTCGAAGGCGTCAACGGAATTCTGGTGCCCGGCGGCTTCGGCGAGCGGGGCTCGGAAGGCAAAATCCTCGCTGCGAAGTTCGCACGCGAGCGGCGCGTTCCCTATTTCGGAATCTGTTTCGGCATGCAGATGGCGTGTCTCGAAGCGGCGCGGAACCTCGCCGGCATCAAGGATGCGAGTTCGACGGAATTCGGCGAGACGGGCGAGCCCGTCGTCGGCATGATGACGGAATGGATGCGCGGCAACGAGCTCGAGCAGCGGCGTCAAGACGGCCAGCTCGGCGGCACGATGCGGCTTGGCGCATACCAGGCGACGCTCGCCGAAGGCAGCCATATCGCCAAGATCTATCATTCGACTGAAATCTCGGAACGCCACCGCCATCGCTACGAAGTGAACATGCGTTATCGCGAGGCTCTCGAACGTGCGGGGCTGAAGATCGCCGGTCTATCGCCGGATGGTCTTTTGCCCGAGACGGTCGAGTATCCCGATCACCCATGGTTCATCGGCGTGCAGTATCACCCCGAACTCAAATCGCGTCCGTTCGATCCGCATCCGCTCTTCGCGAGCTTCATCGCGGCTGCCGTGGAGCAGTCGAGACTCGTTTAA
- the secG gene encoding preprotein translocase subunit SecG → MATVLLVIHLMIAAALVAVVLLQKSEGGALGIGGGGGGGFLTGRGTANLLTRTTAGLAAAFFATSILLTILANHSAPRGSVFDNGAGAPQSGTQAPAAGGDASKAAPARGGILDKLDAPRAPLVPQNQ, encoded by the coding sequence ATGGCCACCGTACTGCTCGTTATCCATTTGATGATCGCCGCGGCGCTTGTCGCCGTTGTGCTTTTGCAGAAATCCGAGGGCGGAGCGCTCGGGATCGGTGGCGGCGGTGGCGGCGGCTTCTTGACCGGGCGGGGAACGGCCAACCTGCTGACGCGCACGACAGCGGGCCTCGCGGCTGCTTTCTTCGCGACGAGCATTTTGCTGACGATCCTTGCGAATCATTCCGCACCGCGGGGCTCGGTCTTTGATAACGGGGCAGGGGCACCGCAGAGCGGTACGCAGGCGCCGGCAGCCGGCGGCGACGCTTCCAAGGCCGCGCCGGCCCGTGGCGGCATCTTGGACAAGCTCGACGCGCCCCGCGCGCCACTCGTCCCCCAGAATCAGTAG
- the tpiA gene encoding triose-phosphate isomerase — MVNERREIRPLVAGNWKMNGLKASVSEVLAVGDALLGPLASISADVMIAPPATLIAGFAGSVGNRPVLLAGQDCHAKPSGAHTGDISAEMLKDAGATAVIVGHSERRADHGESNEDVRAKAEAAHRAGLIAIVCVGETKDERVAGATLGVVSTQLKGSLPKGSSAANTIVAYEPVWAIGTGLTPTPEDVRIVHEAIRHDLVDLFGTEGAGMRILYGGSVKPDNAATLMSVENVNGALVGGASLKANDFLAIVRAYESN, encoded by the coding sequence ATGGTGAACGAACGTCGCGAAATTCGGCCCCTGGTCGCGGGAAATTGGAAGATGAACGGGCTGAAGGCGAGCGTCAGCGAGGTTCTGGCCGTCGGTGATGCCCTTCTCGGGCCGCTGGCATCTATTTCTGCCGACGTGATGATCGCGCCTCCTGCAACTCTTATCGCGGGGTTTGCGGGCTCCGTCGGGAATCGTCCGGTTTTGCTCGCCGGGCAGGATTGTCATGCCAAGCCGAGCGGCGCTCATACGGGCGATATTTCCGCTGAAATGCTCAAAGATGCAGGCGCGACCGCGGTGATCGTCGGTCATTCGGAGCGGCGTGCCGATCATGGTGAATCGAACGAAGACGTGAGGGCGAAGGCGGAGGCCGCACATCGCGCCGGCTTGATTGCGATCGTCTGCGTCGGAGAGACCAAGGACGAACGCGTCGCCGGTGCGACACTTGGTGTGGTGTCGACGCAACTCAAGGGGTCGCTGCCGAAGGGATCGAGCGCGGCCAATACGATTGTGGCCTATGAACCCGTTTGGGCCATCGGAACGGGGCTGACGCCGACGCCTGAAGATGTTCGAATCGTCCATGAAGCGATTCGCCACGATCTCGTGGATCTGTTTGGAACCGAAGGTGCCGGGATGCGCATCCTCTATGGTGGCTCGGTGAAGCCGGACAACGCCGCGACGCTAATGTCTGTGGAGAACGTCAACGGCGCGCTCGTTGGCGGCGCGAGCCTCAAGGCAAACGATTTTCTCGCCATAGTTCGCGCGTACGAGTCGAACTGA